The window AGTTTATGAAATAGACCTTGCTGAAATAAAGCCAACAGTTGCATTTCCTCATCTTCCTGAAAATGCACGTACCATTGACAAGGTGGGCGATATTAAAATCGATCAGGTTGTAATCGGTTCATGTACAAACGGACGTATAGAAGACATGAGAATAGCTGCCCAAATTCTAAAAGGACAAAAGGTCAGCGACAATGTAAGGTGTATTATTATTCCTGCTACTCAGAAGATATGGAAGCAGGCTATGAACGAAGGCCTGTTTGACATATTTATAGATGCGGGAGCTGCTGTAAGCACACCTACCTGTGGTCCATGCCTTGGAGGACATATGGGTATACTTGCAAAGGGAGAGAGAGCTGTTGCAACTACAAACAGAAACTTTGTAGGACGTATGGGACATCCTGAAAGTGAAGTTTACCTTGCAAGTCCTGCAGTAGCTGCGGCTTCAGCAATAGCAGGCAGGATAGCAGGCCCTGATGAAATTTAATTTATAAGAGATTGACATAAATGAAAACAGGCACGGATATTTTTATTGGTATTTTGTCCGCTGTCGGAAAAGGAGATAGATATGAATGTTAAGGGTAAGGTTATAAAGTATGGAAACAACGTTGATACAGACGTAATTATACCTGCAAGATATTTGAACACATCAGACCCTGCTGAGCTTGCCAGTCATTGCATGGAGGATCTTGATGATAAATTTACACAGAGAGTCCAAAAAGGAGATGTAATGGTTGCCGGAAAGAATTTTGGCTGCGGTTCCTCAAGAGAACACGCACCCATTTCTATAAAGGCTTCGGGAATATCCTGTGTTATAGCAGAAACTTTTGCAAGAATATTCTATAGAAATTCTATTAATATCGGGCTCCCTATTTTAGAGTGTCCTGAAGCTGCAAAAGATATAAAGGATGACGATCAGGTAGAAATAGACTTTGATAAAGGGTTGATTAAAAACCTTACAACAGGCAAAACATATCAGGGTCAGCCGTTTCCCGGATTTATGCAGGAGATTATTTCTTCCGACGGGTTGATACAGTATATTAATAATTCGCTTTAATAGACTGCTGGAATGGAGATGAATATATGAATTATAAAATTACAGTGCTTCCGGGAGACGGAATTGGTCCGGATATAATAGCGGAAGCCTTGAAGGTTTTAGATTTGATAGGTGAAAAATATGGCCACAGCTTCTTATATACAGAAGCTGATTTAGGCGGTATTGCTTTAGACAGGCATGGAGAGCCGCTGCCACAGGTTACGGTGGATACCTGTAAGGGGAGTGATGCAGTGCTGCTGGGGGCAGTAGGTGGCCCTAAATGGGATACATTGCCCGGAAATAAGAGGCCGGAAGCGGGATTGCTGGGGATAAGAGCGGCTCTCGGATTATATGCCAACCTTAGACCGGCTGTTATATATGGGGCTTTAAAGGATGCATCACCGCTCAAAACAGAAATAATTAGCAATGGTATTGATATTATGGTTATCCGTGAATTGACCGGAGGAATTTATTTCGGCAAGAGAGGCAGACTTGACTCAGAAGGCGGAGAGGCTGCATTTGACACAGAAATGTATAATGTATCTGAAATAAAGAGAATAGCAAAAGTTGGCTTTGAAACGGCTATGAAGAGGGGCAAAAAGCTTATGTCCGTGGATAAGGCCAATGTACTTGAAAGCTCAAGGCTCTGGAGGCAGGTAGTTGAAGAGGTGGCAAAGGAATATCCGGAGGTTGCCTTAAGTCATATGTACGTTGATAATGCGGCAATGCAGTTGGTCAGAAACCCTGCTCAATTTGACGTTATCCTTACAAGTAATATATTTGGAGATATCTTATCGGACGAAGCTTCCATGATAACAGGTTCTATCGGAATGCTGCCATCCGCCAGTGTTGGCTCTTCGAAGCTGGGGCTTTATGAGCCTATACATGGGTCTGCACCTGATATTGCAGGACAGGATAAAGCAAATCCTATTGCGACAATACTTTCAGTGGCTATGATGCTGAGATATTCACTTGATTTGACTGATGAAGCAGATGCTATTGAAAAGGCTGTTCAAGATGTTTTAAATTCGGGCTACAGAACTGCTGACATAGCCTCTCCGGGTACTAAGGTTGTTGGTACCAAGGAGATGGGAAAGCTCCTTAGAGAGCATATGTAGTTAAACATATATACAATTCCTAAAGGGAGTGTCGCAAAACTACTTAGAAAGTAGTCAGTGATGCTCCTTTCTTTTGCTCCAATATATATTATTGCTAAATTGTTGATTATCCTGTAGGATATTCCTGATTTTATTGAATTTGAGCGCACTTTAATAGGCCTATTAGATTTCGTTGGAATTTTAGCAGGCTTTTATTTCATGAAGTTCTTTTCCACATCGGTCATTTTGAATTTTGGAGTGTAGCTTGTTTATGTTATAGCCAAAACACAACAGCATAAATTCCGTTTTGACACTGGTTCTCCCTCTAGTTAAAAATCGTTTAAAATTATAGTCACTTTTTAGAACCCCAAAGGCTCCTTCAACTTGGATGGAACGATTTACTCTTAGAAGAATGCCTTTTTCCGTCAAGATGTTTTCATAAGATTTTTGTCTCTTTTTTACAAATGTTTTAGATACCTGCATTTTGCGATTTCCTTGGGCTTTTGTACACTTAGACTTATAGGGGCAATTACTACAATCTTCACATTCATATATGCTAATCTCGGAACGATATCCTGTTGCAGATTTTCTATGAGTTGTTCCTGACATTTTTAATTGTTTTCCATTATGGCACGTATACTCATCTTTATCTTCATCATATTTCATATTTTCACGTTTGCTGATATCTTTCTTGAAACTTTTCTTCTTCCATATCTTGTATGTTTGAGGTTTTATGTAGCTTTGCTGTTGCTTTTCTTCCAAGTACAGATAGTTTTCTTCGCTCTCATAGCCAGAGTCTGCAATTATATTTTCATAACACCTTCCTAAGTTTGATTCCATACTTTTTAGAAACGGGATCAGTGTAGCAATGTCATTCCTATCCTGAAAGACTCCAACGCCGGTAACATATTCGCTTTCTACACCAATCTGTACATTGTAAGCAGGTTTTAGCTGAGCGTTACGCATGTGATCATCTTTCATGTGCATGAATGTTGCATCAGTATCCGTTTTAGAATAACTGTTTCTCCCCTCGAACAGCCGGTTATGAGCATTGTATTTTTCCTGACGTTCTTTAAATTCCTTAAGCTGCTCTGTGAATTTCTGTACTTGAGTTTTACGTTTACCGATTCCATGAACGAATTCTATATTGTCTTCTTTTTGCTTATCCTTTAAATATTTAAGGACTTGCTCTAAATCCGCCAGTATACTATCTTTTGATACTGAAAAGTTAGTTAAATATGACTGGTTTATATCCACTAAGCAAGCTTTGATTTTCTCAAACATCTTTGCTTCGTTTTTATTGACTACTTTCTTCCATACAAAGGTATAGCGGTTTGCATTTGCTTCAATTTTAGTACCATCCACAAACAGGTTTTCGAATTTGACTTCTCCTATAGAATGCAGGTGCTGAACCATTTGATAGAATAGGTCTTCTATTGCTTCTGGAAGATAATCCTTGCGAAATCTGGCTATAGTTGAGTGGTCAGGCTTTGATTCCCCTTGGAGCAGCCACATGTAATTAATATCTCTTTTACATGCAGTTTCAATTTTTCTGCTTGAGTATATGTTATTTGAGTTTGCATATGTTATTATCTTGAACATAGTCTTTGGGTCAACTGCCGGTTTTCTTCCCGTAGAAGAGTAAGCCTTATACAACTTTGTGTAATTCAATCCCTCCAATATTTGGCTTAGCAGTCTGACAGAATCATCTTCAGGTATTAACATCTCCAAATTTAAAGGCAAAACTAATTGATAGTATCCGTTAAATCCGGTATAATTTTTATGTTGGATAAGTTTTTTCACAAATTAAATTATACAACACTTGCGGGCCCTACGGGACCCGCATTTTACTATTTTAGGTACAAAAAGGGGACTGCTGCACAGCGAATAAAATTTATTCATTGTGCAACAGCCCCTTTTTTTTTGTGGTGCATATTTCTACTGTTTATATCCATTTCAATACCATTAGTATTAGTCTGTAAACCATCCTGTGCCATCTTCTGTATACTGATTCGACAAATAAAGAGCTAAATTCACCTCTACTATCGTTAAATATTGAAGGAAAAATAAAAAAGTTGATAATAGTTACTAAAATGTTTATTTTTGTTAATTATTTTTTGTCAGTATTCAGTTTATTATTAATCATGAAGTACATATACAGAGTATTTCACACACGCAGATATTAATTTGTTAGGAGGTTATGTGATGGCTGTAAGAATTGGAATAAACGGATTTGGCAGGATAGGAAGAAATTCGTTTAAAGTGTTATTGGAAAAGTATTCAGAAGATCTGGAGGTTGTTGCAATTAATGATTTGACAGCGCCGGAAACGTTGGCACATCTGTTAAAGTATGATTCTGTATTTGGAAGGTACAATGGATTGGTTGAAGTTTGTAAAAACGGCTTAAAAGTGAATGGAAGGCCAGTCAAGATTCTATCGGAAAAGGATCCTGCAAGTATCAATTGGGGAGATATGGGAGTTGATATTGTTTTGGAGTCCACAGGATTATTCAGCAAGAGAGAAAAAGCCCAGTTACATATCACAAAGGGTAATGCAAAAAAAGTAATAATATCAGCACCTTCACCTGATGATGATATAACCGTAGTAATGGGAGTTAACCATGATAGGTATGATGCGAAAAAGCATAACATAATTTCAAATGCCTCTTGTACTACCAACTGCTTATCACCATTGGCTAAGGTATTGAATGATAACTTCGGAATAGTCAGAGGATTGATGACCACGGTTCATGCATATACCAATGATCAGAAGATTCTTGACTTACCGCATAAGGATTTAAGGAGGGCAAGGGCTGCAAATGTATCAATAATTCCTACAAAAACAGGGGCTACAAAGGCGGTTGAAAAGGTGCTGCCTGAGCTTGCAGGGAAGTTGAGCGGGCTTGCTTTGAGAGTACCTACATTTGCTGTCTCAGTTGTTGACCTTGTTATCGAAACGGAAATGCTCGTAGTAAAGAATGATGTAAATGCTGCATTGATTGAAGCTTCGGAAGGAAATATGAAGGGTATTCTGGGATACACGCAGGAACCACTAGTATCCATAGATTTCAAGGGTCAGTCTGAATCATCCATTGTAGATGCTCTGTCCACAATTGTTATTAATGATAATATGATTAAGGTTGTTGCCTGGTATGACAACGAGTGGGGTTATTCAAACAGGTATGCCGATTTAGCAGCTTTTGTAGCGAAAAAGGGCTTTAATTAAATTACAGGTATTCGCTGCGTGAATGCTATGTTGGCTGTTAAGGAGGCCTAATATAATGGAAAACTGTGATTTGCTCTTGACCCCTGTTGCAGATAAATTAAGGCAGCTTATCAATAGAGATATAACATCATTCCACGCTCTTCCCATATCAGGGAAGAAGTCCATATCCTCCTCAGCCATATATGATAAATATAAGGACTTGTTTGGGGACGATTACTATAGGTCTGAAATGACTATAACTGGCGAAAATTTTGATACGCCGGTACTTCCGTCCCGATGTATAAAGCAATCTGAGGATTTGACCGCAAAGGCTTTTGGAGCAAGAAAGAGTTTTTATGTAACAATGGGAACAACCACTGCTAACAGGATAGTTATAAATACCATGGCGGATTATGGGGCTCGGGTTTTAGTTGACAGGTCCTGCCACATTTCAATCCATTTCAGTGTCAGGGATAGAAAGTGTGAGCTTACATATATCCCGTATAAGCATTTATGTAAAGCATCAGGACGTTCCTATTTTAACTTCTACAAGGTTGTTTCTCAATATAAACAGGCACTTAAAGATGGTAGACCATACAAACTTGTAATTTTAAACGGGTATTCGTATGAAGGTGTTTTTTATGACTTGAAACCGCTAATCAGGGAGTGTATAAAAGCCAACGATGATGTTAGCTTTTTAATAGATGAGGCATGGTTTGCATATGGATATTTCCACAAGGGTTATAAAAAGTATACGGCTATGCAGATAGCTGCAGATTTACAGGCAGAAATGCCGGATAGGAAAATATGTATTGTATCTACTCAATCGGCTCATAAATCTTTAAGTGCCCTTCGTCAAGGTTCATATATTCATACTTTCGCAGATAAGGCTTTTGTCAGAAAGTTATTGGAGAACAAGTTTTCTGTACATACTACCTCGCCAAGCTACCCGATTATTGCTTCACTGGAGTTGGCAAGAGTACAGGCCGTTAAGGAAGGCAGCCGCATGATAGAGGATTCGCTATTGATTTCTAAGTTCTTTTGTGAACAGGTCAAAGAGAATAAAAGGTTATCCTTATACGCTATAAATAATAAAGATTTTATCGGTAAGGGTGATGGGGGCAGGGTATTTGTGGATCCTCTGAAAATTTCTATTAACCTGTCAAAATTAAAGATAAGGCCAAAAGACTTTATCAGGTACGCTTTTGATAAATTTGGTATTTATATTAACAGATACTGCAATAAATCCATCCTTATAAACATTCATATAGGAATTAAAAAACAGGATATTTTAACACTATTGGACGCAATGGAAGAATTTCAACAGGAGACTCAGGAAAAAATGTTAAATCCCCGTAAGAATAGTATTTCGGCGGAGAATGAGATTGATTATAGAGCCGAGGTAGGGGCAATAAGCGAATGTTTTGTTATTCCTTACCCTCCGGGAGTGCCTTTGCTTTTTAAGGGAGACATAATAAACCGTAAGGAAGCAGAAAAAATAAAGATACTAAAGCAAAACGGAGTGGATTTAATAGTAGTTAAATAATTTATGAAGGAGGTTGAAGGATGATTCCATTATCAAAGCTTAAGAAAATGTCAGATAAATACCCTCAAAAGGCAGCAATTATTGAAGGTAATAAAGTTCTAACCTATAACGATTTATATACGATGACAGGCAATGGTGTAAGCAACATTGTCAGTAAATATAATATTCAGAAACTTAAACGGATTGTCTTTATATCTGAAAACAGATATGAGATGCTTGTGCTTATGTCAATATTCTCTACGCTGAAGGTGACATTTTTGGGATTGGACTTTACAGGGAGTATCCAAAAAAAAATAGAGTGCATAAAAAGCATAGATGCGGAAGGTATCGTATATACAAAGAGGTATGCAGATGAAGTAAAGCTGATAAACAAAGGACTTAATCTGCTGACAATTTGTGTGGATAAAGAGTTTACTGACTTAGTAAGAAAACCCGACGAGACACAGCAGGAGTTCGATGCAAGCGGGATTAGCCGCCCTTTTGAGTCTATATCATTTACCTCTGGTACCAGCGGGATTCCAAAAGTTGTTTATAGAGACAAATCCTTTGATGGAAGGCGGTTTCCCTATCTTATAGACAGATTTGGATTTACTGAGTTAGATTTATTTCTTGTGACAGTACCTTTTTACCATGTTTCAGCAATGGGCTGGGGCAGGCTGTTTTTGAACATTGGAGCTACCATTGTATTGGGAGATATAAATAATCCGGTTAGCATGGCAGCGGACTTGGTAAAATATAAGATTACCACTACACTGATTGTACCGAATATTCTGGAAAAAATGACAAAGGCCTTTGAAGAAAGGGTAGTAGAGGGTAGCATAAGTCTGAATTTTATTATCGTAGGAGGAAAACATTTTCCGGCAGACCTGAAAAGGCGCTCGATTAATGTATTTGGGTCTATTGTACATGAATACTATGGTTCAACGGAAACAGGAGTTAATGTTATTGCTGAGCCTCATGACTTGATAGCAATTGCTGACAGTTCGGGCAAGGAAATGGACGGAAGCAGAGTGAAAATCCTTGATGACAGGAACATTCCTCTTCCCAGAGGTATTAAGGGACACGTAGCTATTTCCAGCTACCAGAATATGAAGGGATATCTGAATGCTGAATCAAACAAGGTAGAAATAGAAGACACAGACTATATTGTTACGCCT of the Ruminiclostridium papyrosolvens DSM 2782 genome contains:
- the leuD gene encoding 3-isopropylmalate dehydratase small subunit; protein product: MNVKGKVIKYGNNVDTDVIIPARYLNTSDPAELASHCMEDLDDKFTQRVQKGDVMVAGKNFGCGSSREHAPISIKASGISCVIAETFARIFYRNSINIGLPILECPEAAKDIKDDDQVEIDFDKGLIKNLTTGKTYQGQPFPGFMQEIISSDGLIQYINNSL
- the leuB gene encoding 3-isopropylmalate dehydrogenase, giving the protein MNYKITVLPGDGIGPDIIAEALKVLDLIGEKYGHSFLYTEADLGGIALDRHGEPLPQVTVDTCKGSDAVLLGAVGGPKWDTLPGNKRPEAGLLGIRAALGLYANLRPAVIYGALKDASPLKTEIISNGIDIMVIRELTGGIYFGKRGRLDSEGGEAAFDTEMYNVSEIKRIAKVGFETAMKRGKKLMSVDKANVLESSRLWRQVVEEVAKEYPEVALSHMYVDNAAMQLVRNPAQFDVILTSNIFGDILSDEASMITGSIGMLPSASVGSSKLGLYEPIHGSAPDIAGQDKANPIATILSVAMMLRYSLDLTDEADAIEKAVQDVLNSGYRTADIASPGTKVVGTKEMGKLLREHM
- a CDS encoding IS1182 family transposase; this translates as MQHKNYTGFNGYYQLVLPLNLEMLIPEDDSVRLLSQILEGLNYTKLYKAYSSTGRKPAVDPKTMFKIITYANSNNIYSSRKIETACKRDINYMWLLQGESKPDHSTIARFRKDYLPEAIEDLFYQMVQHLHSIGEVKFENLFVDGTKIEANANRYTFVWKKVVNKNEAKMFEKIKACLVDINQSYLTNFSVSKDSILADLEQVLKYLKDKQKEDNIEFVHGIGKRKTQVQKFTEQLKEFKERQEKYNAHNRLFEGRNSYSKTDTDATFMHMKDDHMRNAQLKPAYNVQIGVESEYVTGVGVFQDRNDIATLIPFLKSMESNLGRCYENIIADSGYESEENYLYLEEKQQQSYIKPQTYKIWKKKSFKKDISKRENMKYDEDKDEYTCHNGKQLKMSGTTHRKSATGYRSEISIYECEDCSNCPYKSKCTKAQGNRKMQVSKTFVKKRQKSYENILTEKGILLRVNRSIQVEGAFGVLKSDYNFKRFLTRGRTSVKTEFMLLCFGYNINKLHSKIQNDRCGKELHEIKAC
- the gap gene encoding type I glyceraldehyde-3-phosphate dehydrogenase: MAVRIGINGFGRIGRNSFKVLLEKYSEDLEVVAINDLTAPETLAHLLKYDSVFGRYNGLVEVCKNGLKVNGRPVKILSEKDPASINWGDMGVDIVLESTGLFSKREKAQLHITKGNAKKVIISAPSPDDDITVVMGVNHDRYDAKKHNIISNASCTTNCLSPLAKVLNDNFGIVRGLMTTVHAYTNDQKILDLPHKDLRRARAANVSIIPTKTGATKAVEKVLPELAGKLSGLALRVPTFAVSVVDLVIETEMLVVKNDVNAALIEASEGNMKGILGYTQEPLVSIDFKGQSESSIVDALSTIVINDNMIKVVAWYDNEWGYSNRYADLAAFVAKKGFN
- a CDS encoding ANL family adenylate-forming protein — translated: MIPLSKLKKMSDKYPQKAAIIEGNKVLTYNDLYTMTGNGVSNIVSKYNIQKLKRIVFISENRYEMLVLMSIFSTLKVTFLGLDFTGSIQKKIECIKSIDAEGIVYTKRYADEVKLINKGLNLLTICVDKEFTDLVRKPDETQQEFDASGISRPFESISFTSGTSGIPKVVYRDKSFDGRRFPYLIDRFGFTELDLFLVTVPFYHVSAMGWGRLFLNIGATIVLGDINNPVSMAADLVKYKITTTLIVPNILEKMTKAFEERVVEGSISLNFIIVGGKHFPADLKRRSINVFGSIVHEYYGSTETGVNVIAEPHDLIAIADSSGKEMDGSRVKILDDRNIPLPRGIKGHVAISSYQNMKGYLNAESNKVEIEDTDYIVTPDYGWMDDNGYLFLTSRSTPDINIYKLENEIVRINGIEDSYIFTGDDDRLYCVVTINHELNSNLTKVKNILESNGFNDFKIINTVIPYSMSGKVNLEKLKGMVIRVSNR